From Candoia aspera isolate rCanAsp1 chromosome 4, rCanAsp1.hap2, whole genome shotgun sequence, a single genomic window includes:
- the LOC134496568 gene encoding olfactory receptor 14A16-like, with amino-acid sequence MANQSGLAEFLLMGFSDDPVVQIMHFVIVFFIYLTAIMGNAFLVITVALNCSLHTPMYFFLVNLSLSDICFISTTIPKSLATSLTDNKVITFAECVAQVFSIFTLAGSDLALLTIMAYDCYVAIRHPLRYSLILNWDTCMQMAAASWLTCMIHALLETVIVFQWKFCRSYRIDQFFCDVPQLQKISCTDTSTSQTLIFVTAITISLLCCGIIFVSYGYIFSAVLKIRSIQGRYKSFSTCIPHLIVFSLFLGTALFSYMRPKGPSSHTVYLLSAVFYTVLPPLLNPIIYSFRNKNMKEAMWKIGTKIVYFLSLKIK; translated from the coding sequence atggccAATCAATCCGGTCTGGCAGAATTCCTTCTGATGGGATTTTCTGACGACCCTGTTGTTCAAATTATGCATTTTGTGATTGTTTTCTTCATTTACTTAACAGCCATAATGGGAAATGCCTTCCTTGTTATCACAGTGGCCCTGAACTGCTCCCTTCACActccaatgtatttctttttagtCAACTTGTCACTTTCAGACATTTGCTTCATCTCAACCACCATCCCCAAATCCTTGGCCACTTCCTTAACAGATAACAAAGTGATTACCTTTGCTGAATGTGTTGCCCAAGTCTTCTCAATTTTCACCCTTGCAGGTTCTGACCTTGCCTTGCTCACCATCATGGCTTATGACTGTTATGTGGCCATCCGCCATCCCCTGAGATACAGTCTAATCCTGAACTGGGACACTTGTATGCAAATGGCAGCTGCTTCCTGGCTCACCTGTATGATCCATGCATTGCTAGAAACTGTAATTGTATTTCAGTGGAAATTCTGCAGGTCGTATAGGATTGACCAATTTTTCTGTGATGTCCCTCAGTTACAGAAGATTTCTTGCACTGATACAAGTACTAGTCAAACACTGATTTTTGTGACAGCAATCACTATTAGCTTACTTTGTTGTggcattatttttgtttcttatggCTACATCTTCTCAGCTGTGCTAAAGATTCGATCCATTCAAGGTAGATACAAATCCTTCTCAACCTGCATCCCCCACCTgattgtattttctttatttctcggTACTGCTTTGTTTTCTTACATGAGACCAAAAGGTCCttcttcacatactgtatatttgcttTCTGCTGTTTTTTACACAGTTTTGCCACCATTACTGAATCCTATTATTTATAGCTTCAGGAACAAGAACATGAAAGAAGCCATGTGGAAAATAGGGACAAAAattgtttatttcctttctttaaaaataaaatga
- the LOC134496567 gene encoding olfactory receptor 14A16-like, whose protein sequence is MSNHSTVTEFLLMGFFSDRNIQLLHFVMFLSIYLIALIGNFLIVIVVILNHHLHTPMYFFLVNLSLTDICYITTTVPKSMAVSLTGNKVITLPACVAQVFLVVTCAGSETALLTIMAYDRYIAICNPLQYSFILNWNMCNLMAVASWISSLVHASLQTVMTFQLNFCGQNKIEQFFCDIPQLLKISCTDAKVNHILIWIIAFVLDSFTTGVISASYGYIISAVLKIPSVEGRWKVFSTCIPHLVVFSLFIFTALFSYMRPISLSSPTVDLLSAVLYTVLPPVLNPIIYSLRNKDIQAAVWKLTSTMIRNFLI, encoded by the coding sequence ATGTCCAACCACTCTACCGTGACAGAATTTCTTCtcatgggatttttttctgaCCGTAATATACAACTTCTACATTTTGTCATGTTTCTATCCATTTACTTAATAGCTTTAATTGGAAATTTTCTGATTGTGATTGTTGTAATCCTGAACCACCACCTTCATACCCCCATGTATTTCTTTTTGGTCAACCTGTCCCTGACTGATATTTGTTACATCACAACCACTGTCCCCAAATCAATGGCAGTTTCACTGACAGGTAACAAAGTAATTACTCTCCCTGCATGTGTTGCTCAGGTTTTCTTAGTTGTGACCTGTGCAGGTTCTGAGACTGCCTTGCTTACCATCATGGCTTATGACCGGTACATTGCCATCTGCAATCCTTTACAATATAGTTTCATCCTGAACTGGAATATGTGCAACCTAATGGCAGTGGCTTCCTGGATCAGTTCCCTGGTACATGCATCACTTCAAACTGTCATGACTTTCCAATTAAACTTCTGTGGGCAAAACAAGATTGAGCAGTTTTTCTGTGATATTCCTCAGTTACTAAAGATTTCTTGCACTGATGCAAAAGTTAACCACATTTTGATTTGGATAATTGCATTTGTGTTGGATTCATTTACTACTGGAGTCATTTCTGCTTCTTATGGCTATATTATTTCTGCTGTGCTGAAGATTCCATCTGTTGAAGGCAGATGGAAAGTTTTCTCAACTTGTATTCCACACTTGGttgtcttttctttatttatctttACAGCTTTGTTTTCATACATGAGGCCAATATCTCTTTCTTCTCCCACTGTAGACTTACTTTCTGCTGTTTTGTATACAGTTTTGCCTCCCGTTCTGAATCCCATCATTTATAGCCTCCGGAACAAGGACATTCAAGCAGCTGTGTGGAAATTAACATCAACCATGATAAGGAATTTCCTAATCTGA